From a single Bryobacter aggregatus MPL3 genomic region:
- a CDS encoding amidohydrolase has protein sequence MTVFRLLSVAWIVAVTLQAQPADLIFRNAKVVTVDPKFRIAQAIAVRGDRIAAVGTDASVLRLRGPKTQVIDLGGKTVLPGLIDSHTHALDASLHEFDHEIPAMPDIAAVLAHVKERTKIVPEGEWIILRQVFITRLKEQRYPTRQELDEAAPRHPVIFSTGPDASLNSLGLQRNGITKATKSPEGQPGKVELDAVTGEPTGILRTYAAFVKSVPTERQPTDAERMARLKLLMADYNSLGITSITDRAAAAGHVEIYRKLRAEGGLSCRVFLDYHVAFPNRDWKDVEAEIAGVAADPLHKYDNMLWMRGIKVFLDGGMLTGSALMREPWGKSKIYSITDPEYRGMRYIDSERLYLLARASLKRELQFTAHTVGDGAIHALLNAYERVNEEFPVRASRPNLTHANFMSPEAVEKMAKLGVVADLQPAWLELDGATLVSQFGLPRMRYFQPYATLFKSGVTVGGGSDHMQRIGAMRAVNPYHPFWGMWIAIARQPRWTDQVLHPQERITREQAIRLYTINNAFLSFEEKEKGSLEVGKLADLIVLNRDILTVPVDTIPQIRVESTYLGGRQVYRQ, from the coding sequence ATGACTGTTTTCCGCCTCTTGTCCGTTGCCTGGATCGTTGCCGTGACGCTCCAGGCCCAGCCTGCCGACCTGATTTTCCGCAATGCCAAGGTTGTGACGGTTGACCCGAAGTTTCGGATTGCGCAGGCCATTGCGGTGCGGGGAGACCGCATCGCAGCCGTGGGCACAGATGCCAGCGTCTTGCGGCTGCGCGGGCCCAAGACGCAGGTGATTGATCTTGGAGGCAAGACGGTGCTACCGGGTCTGATCGATAGCCACACGCACGCGCTCGATGCTTCCCTCCATGAGTTCGACCATGAGATTCCGGCGATGCCCGACATCGCGGCCGTTCTGGCCCATGTGAAAGAACGGACGAAGATCGTGCCGGAGGGCGAATGGATCATTTTGCGCCAAGTCTTTATCACTCGCTTGAAGGAGCAGCGTTATCCGACGCGGCAGGAACTGGATGAAGCGGCGCCGCGGCATCCAGTCATTTTCAGTACCGGGCCAGATGCCTCCTTGAATTCGCTCGGCCTGCAGCGCAATGGCATCACCAAGGCCACCAAATCGCCGGAAGGCCAGCCGGGCAAGGTAGAACTCGATGCCGTGACGGGCGAGCCCACCGGAATCTTACGCACTTATGCCGCATTTGTGAAGTCTGTTCCGACAGAGCGGCAGCCGACGGACGCCGAGCGGATGGCCCGCTTGAAATTGCTGATGGCAGACTACAATTCGCTCGGAATCACCAGCATCACCGATCGTGCCGCCGCCGCGGGGCATGTGGAGATTTATCGCAAGCTGCGCGCAGAAGGCGGGCTGAGTTGCCGCGTGTTTCTCGACTATCATGTAGCGTTTCCGAATCGGGACTGGAAGGACGTGGAGGCCGAAATTGCTGGCGTGGCTGCCGATCCGCTGCACAAATACGACAACATGCTTTGGATGCGCGGGATCAAGGTCTTCCTCGACGGCGGGATGTTGACCGGCTCGGCGTTGATGCGCGAGCCATGGGGGAAGAGCAAGATCTATTCGATCACCGATCCCGAGTATCGAGGCATGCGCTACATCGATTCAGAACGCCTGTACCTGTTGGCGCGTGCCAGCCTGAAGCGGGAATTGCAGTTTACGGCGCACACCGTCGGTGACGGCGCGATTCATGCCTTGTTGAACGCTTATGAGCGCGTCAATGAGGAGTTCCCGGTGCGTGCGAGCCGCCCGAATTTGACCCATGCGAATTTCATGTCGCCTGAGGCTGTCGAGAAAATGGCCAAGCTGGGCGTCGTGGCGGACTTGCAGCCGGCCTGGTTGGAGTTGGACGGCGCCACCTTGGTGTCGCAGTTTGGCTTGCCCCGGATGCGCTACTTCCAGCCTTACGCGACGCTGTTCAAGAGCGGCGTCACCGTGGGCGGCGGGAGCGATCATATGCAGCGGATCGGCGCGATGCGCGCGGTGAACCCGTATCATCCCTTCTGGGGGATGTGGATCGCGATTGCCCGCCAGCCGCGTTGGACCGACCAGGTGTTGCACCCCCAGGAACGGATCACCAGAGAGCAGGCGATTCGTCTCTATACGATCAACAATGCGTTTCTGAGTTTCGAAGAAAAAGAGAAGGGTTCGCTCGAGGTTGGGAAACTGGCAGATCTGATCGTTCTCAATCGAGACATTCTGACGGTTCCGGTGGACACGATTCCGCAGATTCGTGTGGAGTCTACCTATCTGGGGGGACGGCAGGTCTACCGGCAATAA
- a CDS encoding NADH:flavin oxidoreductase/NADH oxidase codes for MSESLLFSPLGLRELVFPNRIGVSPMCQYSALDGFVNDWHLTHLGARATGGAGLVIVEATAVVPEGRITPGCTGIWSDAHIAPLAGIAKFVKSQGSVPGIQLAHAGRKASCAIPWEGGAPLRVGDGAWQTVGPSAIPFDEGWHVPHELSVAEIAALAAAFGLAAKRALQAGFAVIELHGAHGYLQHEFLSPLSNHRTDAYGGSFENRSRFLRETIAAVRAEWPERLPLFLRISSSDWVEGGWTIEDSVALAKMVQPLGVDLIDCSSGGNSPKAKIELGPGYQVPFAEQIRREGGIASAAVGLIHTAQQAEEVIRAGQADLVLLGREILRDPYWPIHAAQALGVPPKVPNQYLRAI; via the coding sequence ATGTCCGAATCTCTGTTGTTTTCTCCCTTGGGTTTGCGGGAGCTTGTTTTTCCTAACCGGATTGGGGTGTCGCCCATGTGCCAGTATTCGGCGCTTGACGGCTTTGTGAACGATTGGCATCTCACTCATTTGGGGGCACGGGCCACGGGTGGGGCCGGGCTTGTGATCGTGGAGGCGACGGCGGTGGTGCCGGAAGGCCGCATCACGCCAGGTTGCACGGGCATCTGGAGTGACGCTCACATTGCACCCCTCGCAGGAATAGCCAAGTTCGTGAAGTCACAAGGGAGTGTGCCGGGGATTCAGTTGGCCCATGCGGGCCGCAAGGCCAGTTGTGCAATTCCGTGGGAGGGGGGCGCCCCGCTCCGTGTGGGCGATGGAGCCTGGCAAACGGTGGGGCCGAGCGCGATTCCGTTTGATGAGGGCTGGCATGTGCCGCATGAGCTAAGCGTGGCAGAGATTGCCGCCCTCGCCGCCGCTTTTGGGCTTGCCGCGAAGCGCGCGCTGCAGGCGGGCTTTGCAGTGATTGAACTGCATGGGGCGCACGGGTATCTGCAGCATGAGTTCCTGTCCCCGTTGTCGAATCACCGTACGGATGCCTATGGCGGGAGCTTTGAGAATCGTTCCCGTTTCCTGCGCGAGACCATCGCAGCGGTGCGAGCGGAGTGGCCGGAACGGCTGCCGCTGTTTCTGCGAATCTCGTCGTCAGATTGGGTTGAGGGTGGCTGGACGATTGAGGATTCGGTTGCACTGGCCAAGATGGTGCAGCCCTTGGGTGTCGATCTGATCGATTGCTCTTCGGGCGGAAATTCGCCGAAGGCAAAGATCGAATTGGGACCGGGCTACCAGGTGCCCTTTGCGGAGCAGATCCGGCGCGAGGGTGGAATCGCCAGTGCCGCCGTGGGTCTGATTCACACGGCCCAGCAAGCCGAAGAGGTCATTCGCGCCGGGCAGGCAGATCTGGTTCTGCTGGGACGGGAAATCTTGCGCGATCCCTACTGGCCCATCCATGCGGCGCAGGCGCTTGGTGTACCGCCAAAGGTGCCGAATCAGTATCTGCGCGCGATCTAA